From the genome of Devriesea agamarum, one region includes:
- a CDS encoding MarR family transcriptional regulator, with protein MFVLTIDQQGSRRGIDRVPELLDALNCLPLRCAAERTAGDEVQCLADRPQVALDAALIALEDGPWSVGVGVGPIETPLPRSVRAGRGDAFIAARDAVERARRTSSVPITVCCADTRQRETADELQAVLRLIGWVIRTRNTGQWRVVHELRRQPDATQQDIAHRLGITQQTVSRALKTSGWREEIAAYPLALRLLSMLDLTSAHVRRPEAQARSGAKLPSSLGLSSSTPPRRSPGATRAAATPLPAPPPVSSVVTP; from the coding sequence GTGTTCGTACTCACCATCGACCAACAAGGGTCACGACGCGGAATTGATCGAGTCCCAGAACTCCTTGACGCGCTGAACTGTTTGCCGCTGCGCTGCGCCGCCGAACGAACCGCCGGCGACGAAGTCCAATGCCTGGCTGACCGTCCTCAGGTGGCCCTCGATGCCGCCCTGATCGCACTCGAAGACGGGCCCTGGAGCGTCGGAGTTGGAGTGGGGCCAATTGAGACCCCGCTGCCACGGTCCGTGCGCGCCGGCCGTGGAGATGCATTTATTGCGGCACGCGACGCTGTGGAACGCGCTCGCCGCACCAGCTCCGTACCCATTACAGTGTGCTGCGCCGACACGCGCCAGCGCGAAACCGCCGACGAACTACAAGCCGTGCTGCGCCTGATCGGATGGGTAATCCGCACCCGCAACACCGGTCAGTGGCGCGTCGTCCACGAACTGCGACGGCAACCCGACGCAACCCAGCAGGACATCGCGCACCGCCTCGGCATCACCCAGCAGACCGTCTCGCGTGCACTAAAAACCAGCGGATGGCGCGAAGAAATCGCCGCCTATCCATTAGCGCTCAGACTGCTCTCCATGCTTGACCTGACCTCAGCGCACGTCCGCCGCCCAGAAGCGCAGGCACGCTCAGGTGCGAAATTGCCGTCGAGCCTCGGACTGTCATCCAGCACGCCACCGCGTCGAAGTCCCGGGGCGACCCGTGCCGCGGCCACCCCGCTGCCCGCGCCCCCTCCGGTGAGCTCGGTGGTGACACCATGA
- the sufB gene encoding Fe-S cluster assembly protein SufB — protein MTSAPEQLSQDEIISSIGSYAYGWHDSDVAGASARRGLNEDVVRDISRRKNEPEWMLKRRLKALRLFEKKPMPTWGPDLSGIDFDTIKYFVRSTEKQATTWEELPEDIRETYDRLGIPEAEKQRLVAGVAAQYESEVVYHQIREDLEKQGVIFLDTDTGLREYPELFEEYFGTVIPSGDNKFAALNTAVWSGGSFVYVPKGVHVEIPLQAYFRINTENMGQFERTLIIADEGSYVHYVEGCTAPIYKSDSLHSAVVEIVVKKDARVRYTTIQNWSNNVYNLVTKRTTVEAGGTMEWVDGNIGSKVTMKYPAVWLMGEHARGETLSIAFAGEGQHQDTGSKMVHMAPHTSSSIVSKSVSRGGGRSSYRGLVQVHEGAHHAASNVLCDALLVDTQSRTDTYPYVDVRVDDVQMGHEATVSKVSEEQLFYLMSRGLEETEAMAMIVRGFIEPIARELPMEYALELNRLIELQMEGAVG, from the coding sequence ATGACGAGCGCACCAGAGCAGCTCAGCCAGGACGAGATCATCTCGTCCATTGGCTCGTACGCCTATGGCTGGCACGATTCGGATGTCGCCGGGGCGTCGGCCCGCCGGGGGCTGAACGAAGACGTTGTCCGCGATATTTCGCGGCGCAAGAACGAACCTGAATGGATGCTTAAGCGTCGCCTGAAGGCGCTGCGCCTGTTTGAGAAAAAACCGATGCCGACCTGGGGTCCTGACCTGAGCGGCATCGACTTCGACACGATTAAATACTTCGTACGGTCCACCGAGAAACAGGCCACTACCTGGGAGGAACTGCCGGAGGACATCCGTGAAACTTACGACCGGCTGGGCATCCCCGAAGCGGAGAAGCAGCGGCTGGTGGCTGGGGTGGCTGCCCAGTATGAGTCCGAGGTGGTCTACCACCAGATTCGCGAAGACCTTGAAAAACAGGGCGTGATCTTCCTCGATACCGACACCGGTCTGCGCGAATATCCGGAACTGTTCGAGGAATACTTCGGCACGGTGATCCCCAGCGGCGACAACAAGTTTGCAGCTCTAAACACGGCGGTATGGTCTGGCGGATCGTTTGTGTACGTGCCCAAAGGGGTTCATGTCGAAATCCCGCTTCAGGCCTACTTCCGTATCAATACCGAGAACATGGGCCAGTTCGAGCGCACGCTGATCATCGCCGACGAAGGTTCCTATGTGCACTACGTCGAGGGATGCACCGCGCCGATCTACAAGTCGGACTCGCTGCACTCCGCCGTCGTGGAAATTGTGGTGAAAAAGGATGCCCGCGTGCGCTACACCACGATCCAAAACTGGTCGAATAACGTGTACAACCTGGTCACCAAGCGCACCACGGTTGAAGCAGGCGGCACCATGGAATGGGTCGATGGCAACATCGGCTCCAAGGTCACCATGAAATACCCGGCTGTGTGGCTGATGGGCGAACACGCCCGCGGTGAAACGCTGTCCATTGCTTTTGCGGGTGAGGGACAACATCAGGACACCGGCTCCAAGATGGTGCACATGGCGCCGCACACCTCCAGCTCCATCGTCTCCAAGTCTGTATCTCGTGGCGGTGGGCGATCCTCCTATCGAGGACTGGTGCAGGTGCATGAAGGTGCTCACCACGCCGCATCCAACGTTTTATGCGACGCACTGCTGGTGGACACCCAATCCCGTACCGACACCTACCCCTACGTCGACGTTCGGGTAGATGACGTCCAGATGGGCCACGAGGCCACCGTCTCCAAAGTCTCCGAAGAACAGCTGTTCTATCTGATGAGCCGCGGCTTAGAAGAGACCGAGGCCATGGCCATGATCGTGCGTGGCTTCATCGAACCCATTGCGCGTGAACTCCCCATGGAATACGCGCTGGAACTGAACCGACTGATCGAACTGCAGATGGAAGGAGCAGTCGGCTGA
- the sufD gene encoding Fe-S cluster assembly protein SufD gives MASTDTKLSEGLDPDMAPATDHSRAVAEPEGLTMNAAPEASRASRLRSATVADHAIPTGREEEWRFAPLKDLAPLFEDVADDPDALRYTVSGHDEAVLPVRTLAPGQSPRGSALLPEDRVAAIAMNRTQDALYLCAPRNTEVHEPVRVNLVGEGAGRIAHGHVVLETHEGAQATFVLNHTGSAVYAQNLEMIVGDNSSMTVISVQEWDDDAVHVSAHVARIGRDARLKHIVVTLGGRAVRVNSEVDFTAPGGEAEQIGLYFSDEGQHLEHRLFVDHAAPQCTSNVTYKGALQGQGARSVWVGDVLIRNAAEGTNTYELNRNLVLTEGARADSVPNLEIETGEIEGAGHASATGRFDDEQLFYLRARGIPEIEARRLVVRGFFADLIQQIEIAEVREHLTDAIERELARSMN, from the coding sequence ATGGCGTCGACCGACACAAAGCTCAGCGAGGGACTGGATCCCGATATGGCACCGGCAACTGACCACTCGCGCGCTGTCGCCGAGCCGGAAGGGCTCACCATGAATGCGGCCCCAGAGGCATCCCGCGCCTCCCGGCTGCGCTCCGCGACCGTGGCCGACCACGCCATTCCCACGGGCCGTGAGGAAGAGTGGCGGTTTGCGCCGTTGAAAGACCTTGCGCCCTTGTTCGAGGATGTTGCAGACGACCCCGACGCATTGCGCTACACCGTCAGCGGTCACGACGAGGCTGTGCTACCGGTACGCACCCTTGCCCCGGGCCAATCGCCGCGAGGCTCAGCGCTGCTGCCGGAAGACCGGGTCGCTGCCATCGCAATGAACCGTACCCAGGACGCGCTATACCTCTGCGCACCTCGAAACACCGAGGTCCACGAGCCTGTTCGGGTCAACCTGGTGGGCGAAGGTGCCGGGCGCATCGCCCACGGACATGTGGTGCTGGAAACCCACGAAGGGGCCCAAGCCACTTTTGTTCTCAACCACACCGGAAGCGCAGTCTATGCGCAGAACCTCGAAATGATCGTGGGCGATAACTCGTCGATGACGGTCATCTCGGTGCAAGAGTGGGACGACGACGCGGTGCATGTTTCCGCCCACGTGGCGCGCATCGGTCGCGATGCCCGGCTCAAACACATCGTGGTGACACTCGGTGGGCGCGCTGTCCGCGTCAATTCCGAAGTCGATTTCACCGCCCCGGGTGGCGAAGCTGAGCAGATTGGCCTGTACTTCTCCGACGAAGGTCAGCACCTCGAGCATCGCCTTTTCGTCGACCACGCGGCCCCTCAGTGCACCAGCAATGTCACCTATAAGGGGGCCTTGCAAGGTCAGGGAGCACGCTCGGTGTGGGTCGGCGACGTGCTGATCCGCAACGCGGCCGAAGGAACCAACACCTACGAACTCAATCGCAACCTGGTGCTCACCGAAGGGGCTCGCGCGGATTCTGTGCCGAACCTCGAAATTGAAACCGGCGAGATCGAGGGTGCCGGACACGCTTCGGCGACCGGACGTTTCGACGACGAGCAGCTGTTTTATCTGCGCGCCCGCGGCATCCCCGAAATTGAGGCTCGACGCCTGGTGGTGCGCGGATTCTTCGCGGACCTCATCCAGCAGATTGAGATCGCCGAAGTGCGCGAGCACCTGACCGACGCCATTGAGCGTGAGCTTGCGCGGAGCATGAACTGA
- a CDS encoding HIT family protein: MSTLFTKIIEGEIPGRIVWEDDAVVGFLDAFPQTYGHALVVPREEIDLWTDLSPELSAHVFEVARTIGRAQLAAFEADRVGVIVQGYLVPHAHVHVFPTTSAADFDPARQMKDPDPKAMDEAAASLRRALIDAGYEQFVPAH, encoded by the coding sequence ATGTCCACACTGTTTACGAAGATTATTGAGGGCGAGATCCCGGGCCGCATCGTCTGGGAGGACGATGCGGTCGTCGGTTTTCTCGATGCCTTTCCGCAAACGTATGGGCATGCCCTGGTGGTGCCGCGCGAGGAAATCGACCTGTGGACTGATCTGTCGCCGGAGTTATCTGCACATGTGTTCGAGGTGGCGCGCACGATCGGACGTGCTCAGCTCGCGGCATTCGAGGCGGATCGTGTGGGAGTGATCGTGCAGGGATATCTGGTTCCGCATGCGCACGTCCATGTCTTCCCCACCACGTCCGCCGCGGATTTCGATCCGGCGCGCCAGATGAAAGACCCGGATCCGAAGGCTATGGATGAGGCTGCCGCGTCCTTGCGCAGGGCGCTCATCGACGCAGGATACGAACAGTTTGTTCCTGCCCACTGA
- the sufC gene encoding Fe-S cluster assembly ATPase SufC, with the protein MSILEIRDLHASVETSEGTKEILKGVNLTIRSGETHAIMGPNGSGKSTLAYSISGHPKYEITSGTVLLDGEDVLEMEVDERARAGLFLAMQYPVEVPGVTVSNFLRTAKTAVAGDPPPLRTWIKDVKQAMENLRMDPTFAERNVNEGFSGGEKKRHEILQMELLKPKIAILDETDSGLDVDALRIVSEGVNRAKAETGVGVMLITHYTRILNYIKPDFVHVFVNGRVAEEGGPELAERLEAEGYDRFLAAAK; encoded by the coding sequence ATGTCGATCCTTGAGATCCGCGACCTCCACGCGTCCGTTGAGACATCTGAAGGCACCAAAGAAATCCTGAAAGGTGTCAATTTAACAATTCGTTCGGGGGAGACCCACGCCATTATGGGACCGAACGGTTCGGGCAAGTCTACCCTCGCCTACTCCATTTCAGGGCACCCGAAGTACGAGATTACCTCCGGAACGGTTTTGCTTGACGGCGAAGACGTGCTGGAAATGGAAGTTGACGAGCGGGCACGCGCAGGTCTTTTCCTCGCCATGCAGTACCCCGTGGAAGTGCCCGGCGTGACCGTGTCGAACTTCCTGCGCACCGCGAAAACTGCGGTTGCGGGCGATCCGCCGCCGCTGCGCACCTGGATCAAAGACGTGAAGCAGGCGATGGAAAACCTGCGCATGGATCCGACCTTCGCCGAGCGCAATGTGAACGAAGGCTTTTCAGGGGGCGAGAAGAAGCGCCACGAAATCCTCCAGATGGAACTGCTCAAGCCGAAGATCGCGATTCTCGATGAGACCGACTCCGGTCTGGACGTGGACGCACTGCGGATCGTATCCGAAGGCGTAAACCGCGCCAAAGCTGAAACCGGGGTTGGCGTCATGCTGATTACCCACTACACCCGAATCCTCAACTACATTAAGCCCGACTTTGTGCACGTGTTCGTGAACGGACGGGTGGCTGAAGAAGGCGGTCCGGAACTCGCCGAACGTCTGGAAGCCGAAGGATACGACCGGTTTTTGGCGGCGGCAAAATAA
- a CDS encoding non-heme iron oxygenase ferredoxin subunit codes for MSEQSRFVKVAHTGDLGPGEVIGVEIDGVDVALARDDSGEIHAIGDICSHERVNLSDGEVEGCFLECWKHGSQFDLRTGAPQQLPATKPVPVYPVHCDAETGAISVCVTAAQTV; via the coding sequence ATGTCGGAGCAGTCCCGTTTCGTAAAGGTCGCCCACACAGGCGATCTCGGCCCCGGCGAAGTCATCGGGGTTGAGATCGATGGCGTGGATGTAGCGCTCGCACGTGATGACAGTGGTGAGATCCACGCCATCGGAGATATCTGCTCCCACGAGCGGGTGAATCTATCTGATGGCGAGGTTGAAGGGTGCTTCCTCGAATGCTGGAAGCACGGAAGCCAATTCGACCTTCGCACCGGTGCGCCCCAGCAATTGCCCGCGACGAAACCTGTTCCTGTTTACCCCGTTCACTGCGATGCGGAGACCGGCGCGATTAGCGTGTGTGTCACCGCCGCCCAGACCGTCTGA
- a CDS encoding ABC-F family ATP-binding cassette domain-containing protein yields the protein MLTVKDLEIRVGARLLMEHVSFQVAPGDRVGLVGRNGAGKTTMTKILAGFGQPTSGTVDRVGDIGYLPQDTHADNPTQSVIARILSARDLDSIYSRLRRAEQEMADESLSDARREKAMKRYARLDDDLHARGGYAAEGEAKRLAANLGIEQRLLGQELHTLSGGQRRRVELARILFSEASTMLLDEPTNHLDADSVQWLREYLMSYQGGLIVISHDVQLVDKVVNKVFYLDANRACLDVYNMGWKNYLRQREDDEKRRKRERVNAEKKASALTAQAEKMRAKATKAVAAQNMLRRAERMLDGIEGERQVDRVANLRFPKPAPCGKTPLMAEGLSKSYGSLEIFTDVDLAIDRGSRVVILGLNGAGKTTLLRILAGVSVPDTGEVVPGHGLKVGYYAQEHDTLDGDATVLENMQHAAEDLPEVECRKILGSFLFTGDDVHKPARVLSGGEKTRLALATLVVSSANVLLLDEPTNNLDPASREEILGALGAFEGAVVLVSHDPGAVQALAPERVLLMPDAVEDLWNSSYEDLIQLA from the coding sequence ATGCTCACCGTGAAAGATCTTGAGATCAGGGTGGGGGCGCGCCTGCTGATGGAGCATGTGTCCTTCCAGGTGGCGCCGGGGGATCGGGTGGGGTTGGTCGGTCGCAATGGGGCCGGTAAAACGACAATGACGAAGATTCTGGCCGGTTTTGGTCAGCCTACGTCTGGCACGGTGGATCGCGTTGGTGACATCGGCTATTTGCCGCAGGATACGCATGCGGATAATCCCACCCAGAGTGTGATCGCCCGGATCCTTTCGGCTCGGGACTTGGATTCGATTTATAGCCGGTTGCGTCGGGCTGAGCAGGAAATGGCTGACGAATCGCTATCTGATGCTCGTCGGGAAAAGGCTATGAAGCGTTATGCGCGCCTCGATGATGATTTGCATGCTCGCGGCGGCTATGCGGCTGAGGGCGAGGCGAAGCGGCTGGCCGCCAATCTCGGCATTGAACAGCGCTTGCTCGGTCAAGAGTTGCACACCCTATCTGGCGGGCAGCGTCGGCGCGTGGAATTGGCACGGATTTTGTTTTCTGAGGCGTCCACGATGCTGCTGGACGAGCCGACGAACCACTTGGATGCGGATTCGGTGCAGTGGCTACGCGAGTATTTGATGTCTTACCAGGGTGGCCTGATCGTGATTTCCCACGATGTGCAGCTGGTCGACAAGGTTGTGAACAAGGTGTTCTACCTGGACGCGAACCGAGCATGCCTGGATGTGTACAACATGGGGTGGAAGAACTACCTGCGCCAGCGGGAGGACGATGAGAAACGGAGAAAGCGGGAGCGGGTCAACGCTGAAAAGAAAGCGTCGGCTCTGACCGCGCAAGCGGAAAAGATGCGTGCCAAAGCGACCAAAGCGGTTGCGGCGCAGAATATGCTGCGGCGGGCAGAGCGGATGCTGGATGGGATTGAAGGGGAACGTCAGGTTGATCGGGTGGCGAATCTGCGTTTCCCCAAGCCTGCGCCGTGCGGGAAGACTCCTTTAATGGCTGAAGGACTCAGCAAGTCCTATGGCAGTTTGGAAATCTTTACCGATGTCGATCTGGCTATTGACCGGGGGAGCCGGGTGGTAATCCTCGGTTTGAATGGTGCGGGTAAGACGACGCTGCTGCGCATTTTGGCGGGGGTGTCGGTGCCGGATACCGGTGAGGTGGTTCCCGGTCACGGGCTGAAGGTCGGGTATTACGCGCAGGAGCATGACACCCTCGACGGTGATGCGACGGTGCTTGAGAATATGCAGCATGCGGCAGAGGATTTACCGGAAGTTGAGTGCCGGAAAATCCTCGGTTCGTTTCTATTTACCGGGGATGATGTACATAAACCGGCCCGGGTTTTATCGGGTGGGGAGAAAACGCGGTTGGCGCTGGCCACGCTGGTGGTCTCCAGTGCGAACGTGCTGCTGCTGGACGAGCCGACCAATAACCTCGATCCGGCGAGCCGTGAGGAGATTCTGGGGGCGCTCGGGGCGTTTGAAGGGGCGGTGGTGTTGGTGTCTCACGATCCCGGCGCGGTTCAGGCCTTGGCTCCGGAGCGGGTTTTGCTGATGCCGGATGCCGTGGAGGATCTGTGGAACAGCTCGTATGAGGATCTCATCCAGCTTGCATAA
- a CDS encoding metal-sulfur cluster assembly factor, translated as MSQDTTSEETTLTPSPGDPDHVAPAPAAQPESAEGAAQPTAVTEDQIIEAMKDVIDPELGINVVDLGLVYGVSVDGGEAVVDMTLTSAACPLTDVLEEQTFMALDPITTSHRINWVWMPPWGMEMITDDGREQLRAIGFNL; from the coding sequence ATGAGCCAGGACACCACGAGCGAGGAGACCACCCTCACTCCCTCCCCGGGAGATCCGGACCACGTAGCCCCTGCACCAGCGGCGCAACCTGAATCAGCTGAGGGCGCAGCGCAGCCTACTGCCGTCACCGAGGACCAGATTATTGAGGCGATGAAAGATGTCATCGACCCCGAACTCGGCATTAATGTCGTCGATCTCGGTCTGGTCTACGGAGTAAGTGTTGACGGTGGCGAGGCCGTTGTCGACATGACCCTGACTTCTGCAGCCTGCCCTCTGACCGATGTTCTCGAAGAGCAGACGTTTATGGCGCTCGATCCCATCACCACCTCCCACCGCATCAACTGGGTCTGGATGCCGCCGTGGGGCATGGAGATGATTACGGATGATGGCCGCGAGCAGCTGCGCGCCATCGGCTTTAATCTCTAG
- a CDS encoding ABC transporter ATP-binding protein produces the protein MTNQNKEVAPHIALTIQGLVKSYGPAHAAAGIDLTARHGEVTTLLGPNGAGKSTAIACAVGLVRPDSGRVLALGTDPWHASPAHRARVGVMLQDGGLMTSARAGDLLRYASRHYACPRPIDELSERLGITDFARTMVRRLSGGQRQRLALALALLGRPELVFLDEPTAGMDPYVRRTVWELIRELKADGVAVVLTTHLMDEAEALSDHIVVIDRGRILADGTPRDVVQALRGDGTSRLVASFTGVSAEDADALRQDLQELAQRHRITVNLSDGGDGRDLEDVLLSLRASEPSERSSPLEQAPSSEQKTPAERTTLAEQMQTSADQNRSAGTRSPSEDIRRPSEDTHGSSEDIRRRFQDTRHQSQDIRPHTKDMP, from the coding sequence ATGACGAATCAGAACAAAGAAGTCGCCCCGCACATCGCATTGACTATTCAGGGCTTGGTCAAGTCCTACGGTCCAGCGCATGCAGCAGCAGGAATTGACCTCACCGCCCGGCACGGTGAAGTCACCACGCTGCTTGGCCCCAACGGCGCGGGAAAGTCGACCGCTATTGCCTGTGCGGTGGGCCTTGTGCGCCCCGATTCCGGTCGCGTTCTTGCGCTGGGAACCGACCCATGGCACGCCTCGCCCGCCCACCGGGCGCGGGTGGGGGTGATGCTGCAAGATGGCGGGCTCATGACGTCGGCACGGGCTGGCGATCTGCTGCGATACGCCTCACGCCACTACGCCTGCCCTCGCCCCATCGACGAACTCAGTGAGCGTCTTGGTATCACGGACTTTGCACGCACCATGGTGCGGCGACTGTCCGGCGGGCAACGTCAGCGGCTGGCACTAGCTCTGGCGCTGCTGGGCCGTCCTGAGCTGGTGTTCCTCGACGAACCGACTGCGGGGATGGACCCCTATGTGCGTCGAACTGTCTGGGAACTCATCCGCGAGCTCAAAGCCGACGGGGTCGCGGTTGTCTTGACCACTCATCTCATGGATGAAGCTGAAGCACTGTCGGACCATATTGTGGTGATCGACCGCGGACGCATTCTCGCCGACGGTACTCCCCGCGATGTCGTCCAGGCTCTGCGCGGCGACGGCACATCTCGCCTGGTCGCATCCTTTACCGGGGTGAGCGCCGAGGACGCGGACGCGCTGCGCCAAGACCTCCAGGAGCTGGCTCAGCGTCATCGGATCACGGTGAATCTTTCTGACGGTGGAGATGGGCGCGACCTTGAGGACGTGCTTTTGAGCCTGCGCGCCTCCGAACCATCGGAACGCTCTTCGCCGTTAGAACAGGCACCGTCATCAGAGCAGAAGACACCAGCAGAGCGGACGACGCTGGCGGAACAGATGCAGACGTCAGCTGACCAGAACCGTTCTGCAGGCACCCGAAGCCCATCTGAGGATATCCGGCGCCCTTCCGAGGACACCCACGGCTCCTCTGAGGACATCCGGCGCCGTTTTCAGGACACTCGTCACCAATCTCAAGACATTCGTCCCCACACGAAGGACATGCCGTGA
- the efp gene encoding elongation factor P — protein sequence MATTNDLKNGMVLNLEGQLWSVVEFQHVKPGKGPAFVRTKLKNVLSGKVVDKTFNAGIKVETANVDKRDMQYSYMDGDMFVFMDTTTWEQLNVTAEVVGDAKDFMLEGQDVIVALHDDNPLYVELPASVVLEISFTEPGLQGDRSSGGTKPATLETGREIQVPLFLEQGVKVKVDTRSGEYLGRA from the coding sequence ATGGCGACGACGAACGATCTGAAGAACGGTATGGTCCTTAACCTTGAGGGCCAGCTGTGGAGCGTGGTGGAGTTCCAGCACGTCAAGCCCGGTAAAGGACCGGCTTTCGTGCGCACTAAACTCAAAAACGTGCTGTCGGGCAAAGTTGTTGACAAGACTTTTAACGCCGGGATCAAAGTCGAGACTGCGAATGTCGACAAGCGCGATATGCAGTACTCCTACATGGACGGTGACATGTTCGTCTTCATGGACACCACAACGTGGGAGCAGCTGAACGTCACCGCCGAGGTTGTCGGCGATGCAAAAGACTTCATGCTCGAGGGACAGGATGTGATCGTCGCCCTGCACGACGACAACCCCCTGTATGTCGAACTGCCCGCCTCGGTGGTCTTGGAAATTAGCTTCACCGAACCCGGTCTGCAAGGCGACCGTTCCTCCGGAGGCACCAAGCCCGCAACCCTAGAGACCGGCCGGGAAATCCAGGTGCCACTGTTCCTGGAACAGGGTGTCAAAGTGAAGGTCGACACCCGCTCGGGCGAATACCTAGGGCGCGCCTGA
- a CDS encoding helix-turn-helix transcriptional regulator, which produces MTDCRNHSPATASDTCEGVENPAGTATEATRNRLVEEISRSGPVTATTLAKTFGLTAAGVRRHLIALEADGLITQRNISSGKRGRGRPSKAFVLTEKAHSDLGSEYDALAALAIEHLERLGGREAIAQLAEHRVDPWQREYETRLENYSRDHDGSRPSPKQRVEILADLLSARGYAGSVRPVTVRVAAPDGEQRTMRTLATAQLCQGHCPVQDIATRHPELCDVETEAISRMLGVPVQRLATLAKGAHACTTHIPLTEGRTP; this is translated from the coding sequence ATGACGGACTGTCGCAACCACTCACCAGCAACGGCATCCGACACCTGCGAGGGCGTCGAGAACCCTGCCGGGACAGCTACCGAGGCGACGAGGAATCGTCTCGTCGAAGAAATCTCACGATCCGGACCGGTGACTGCAACCACACTGGCAAAGACCTTTGGTCTGACCGCCGCGGGCGTGCGCCGACACCTGATTGCGCTAGAAGCTGACGGACTCATCACCCAGCGCAACATATCCTCAGGTAAACGGGGGCGGGGTCGTCCGAGTAAAGCCTTCGTGCTGACCGAGAAGGCACACTCGGATCTCGGCTCCGAGTACGATGCTCTGGCCGCCCTAGCGATTGAACATCTCGAACGACTTGGCGGTCGAGAAGCCATTGCCCAGCTCGCGGAACATCGAGTTGATCCATGGCAGCGGGAATACGAAACCAGACTGGAGAACTATTCCCGCGACCACGACGGATCCAGGCCCAGCCCTAAACAGCGGGTGGAGATCCTCGCGGATCTCTTATCGGCCCGGGGCTACGCGGGCTCGGTCAGACCCGTGACCGTCCGCGTTGCTGCTCCCGACGGTGAGCAGCGCACTATGCGGACCCTGGCAACCGCACAACTGTGTCAGGGGCATTGCCCGGTTCAGGATATTGCGACGCGACATCCCGAACTGTGCGATGTGGAAACCGAAGCTATTTCCCGAATGTTGGGAGTCCCTGTGCAGAGGCTCGCCACACTCGCGAAGGGTGCACACGCATGCACCACGCACATTCCGCTTACGGAGGGAAGGACACCATGA
- the ald gene encoding alanine dehydrogenase yields the protein MLIGVPREIKNHEYRVGLTPAGIHELVHRGHSILVETQAGLGAGISDDAYRVAGAEIAPNAGEVWERADMIVKVKEPVGEEYARMRADQVLFTYLHLAASRDCTDAVLSSGTTAIAYETVRLPDGSLPLLAPMSAIAGRLATQVAAYHLMAPLGGAGILMGGVPGTSEAKVLVIGGGVVGEQAAMMAAGLHASVTVMDVNLARLSQIATVHNGAILTRYSTRLDLAEQVATSDVVIGSVLIPGAKAPKLVTDDMIRSMKPGSVLVDVAIDQGGCFEHSRPTTHDDPVFDVHNTRFYCVANMPGSVPVTSTVALTNATLPYVLRLADDGWRVAMQTDRWLAQGLTAHNGQLTHASVATAHGYPSVSIDSVLRS from the coding sequence ATGTTGATCGGCGTACCCCGCGAGATCAAAAACCACGAATACCGCGTCGGACTCACCCCAGCCGGCATCCACGAGCTCGTCCACCGCGGGCACAGTATCCTCGTGGAAACCCAAGCCGGGCTCGGTGCCGGGATCAGCGATGATGCCTATCGGGTAGCTGGTGCCGAGATCGCACCGAACGCCGGAGAGGTGTGGGAGCGCGCGGACATGATTGTCAAAGTGAAAGAACCGGTGGGCGAGGAATACGCGAGAATGCGTGCGGATCAGGTGCTGTTTACCTACCTGCACCTTGCGGCCTCCCGGGACTGCACTGATGCGGTGCTGTCTTCAGGCACGACCGCCATCGCCTACGAGACGGTTCGGCTTCCTGACGGCAGCTTGCCCCTGCTCGCCCCCATGAGTGCTATCGCAGGGCGCCTGGCGACTCAGGTTGCCGCCTATCATTTGATGGCGCCGCTGGGCGGGGCAGGCATCCTTATGGGCGGAGTCCCCGGAACCTCCGAAGCTAAGGTGTTAGTGATTGGTGGCGGGGTAGTCGGCGAGCAAGCAGCGATGATGGCCGCAGGATTGCACGCATCGGTCACCGTCATGGATGTGAATCTAGCCCGGCTCTCGCAGATCGCGACGGTGCACAACGGCGCCATTTTGACCCGGTACTCAACGCGTCTAGATCTCGCCGAACAGGTGGCCACCTCCGATGTCGTAATCGGATCCGTGCTTATTCCCGGCGCTAAAGCTCCGAAACTGGTGACAGACGACATGATCCGCTCGATGAAACCAGGATCGGTGCTGGTGGACGTCGCCATCGACCAGGGCGGATGCTTTGAGCACTCTCGTCCCACCACGCACGATGATCCGGTATTCGACGTCCACAACACCCGCTTCTACTGCGTGGCCAATATGCCCGGATCGGTCCCAGTCACCAGCACCGTTGCTCTAACCAACGCCACTTTGCCCTACGTATTACGGCTCGCCGACGATGGTTGGAGAGTCGCGATGCAAACAGATCGCTGGTTGGCGCAAGGGCTCACCGCCCACAATGGTCAGCTCACCCACGCCTCGGTGGCGACAGCACACGGCTATCCATCTGTCAGCATCGATAGCGTTCTACGCAGCTAA